The Chlamydiales bacterium genome window below encodes:
- a CDS encoding IS200/IS605 family accessory protein TnpB-related protein: MKSNIRTYQTRIHSDIFIDQVLNQYAKLFAETEHLLFKAIILGVDPNICKISFLSALDITARQFNACRIVLDGKIASVKERRDTQIIELQEQIKTLDTKVKKIKNLAVAHQKRRRLGQLNCKLAALKKDKEKGAVRLCFGSKKLFRAQFSLKENGFTTHDEWKQAWNAARYSEFFVLGSKDETSGNQSCTAYLNADGSLSLRLRLPYNLEARHGKYIFIPNVRFEYGHKQVVDTLLECKKRRELKDTHFGQALSYRFKKDKKGWRVFVSVNLPNVPIITDPKFGVIGVDINNNHLAVVETDRFGNPIRKESIPLSLYGKSSHQAKAIIGNACKNIVQTAQITKKPVVVEELNFQKKKASLKEKHASYSRMLSSFAYSSIITHVKSRSAKFGVEVREVNPAYTSVIGRVKFSKRYGLSIHHAAALSIARRSLRFSEKLPTSLSNIPDGKSGHVALSLPVRNRNEHVWTLWRKVSKKLSVVLAAHFRSTNYRSTSTCKSTCETPEAPDVVGEIPTHESSEQLFC; this comes from the coding sequence ATGAAAAGTAACATACGAACCTATCAGACACGCATTCATTCTGACATATTTATAGATCAGGTATTGAATCAATATGCCAAGTTATTTGCGGAGACAGAGCATTTGCTTTTTAAGGCAATTATTTTAGGTGTAGACCCTAATATTTGTAAGATATCCTTTTTATCTGCACTCGATATAACTGCAAGACAGTTTAATGCTTGCAGGATAGTTTTGGATGGGAAAATCGCTTCAGTTAAAGAGAGAAGAGATACTCAAATTATAGAACTACAAGAACAAATCAAAACGCTCGACACTAAAGTCAAAAAGATTAAAAACCTAGCCGTTGCCCATCAAAAGAGGCGACGTTTAGGGCAACTCAACTGTAAGCTTGCTGCCTTAAAAAAAGACAAAGAAAAAGGAGCCGTACGGCTTTGTTTTGGCTCAAAAAAACTATTCCGGGCACAGTTTTCCTTAAAGGAAAATGGGTTTACAACTCATGATGAGTGGAAACAAGCTTGGAATGCAGCGCGCTATTCTGAGTTTTTTGTGCTCGGTTCTAAAGATGAAACAAGTGGCAATCAGTCATGCACGGCCTATCTTAATGCAGATGGCTCTTTAAGCTTGAGATTAAGGCTTCCATATAACTTAGAAGCGAGGCATGGCAAATATATATTTATTCCAAATGTTCGATTTGAGTATGGTCATAAACAAGTTGTAGATACTCTTCTAGAATGTAAAAAGAGACGCGAACTTAAAGATACACATTTTGGACAAGCTCTTTCCTATCGTTTTAAGAAAGATAAAAAAGGCTGGAGAGTATTTGTAAGCGTGAATCTTCCAAATGTTCCTATTATTACTGATCCTAAATTTGGTGTTATTGGTGTAGATATTAACAATAACCACCTTGCTGTAGTAGAAACAGATCGATTTGGCAATCCTATCCGTAAAGAAAGTATACCCTTATCTCTTTATGGTAAGAGCTCTCATCAAGCAAAAGCAATCATTGGCAATGCTTGTAAAAACATTGTACAAACAGCACAAATAACAAAAAAACCTGTTGTAGTAGAAGAGCTTAACTTTCAAAAGAAGAAAGCTTCTCTCAAAGAAAAGCATGCCTCTTATTCTCGCATGCTCTCTTCTTTTGCTTACAGCTCAATTATAACTCATGTCAAGTCAAGATCTGCAAAGTTTGGGGTAGAAGTAAGAGAGGTTAACCCCGCATATACTTCTGTTATTGGCAGAGTTAAATTTTCCAAACGCTATGGGTTATCCATTCATCACGCGGCTGCACTAAGTATAGCGCGCCGAAGTTTAAGATTTTCTGAAAAATTGCCTACCAGCCTTTCGAATATTCCGGATGGCAAAAGTGGTCATGTCGCCTTATCCCTACCTGTAAGGAATCGGAACGAGCACGTATGGACACTTTGGAGGAAAGTGAGTAAGAAACTCTCAGTGGTGCTTGCAGCACACTTTCGGTCGACAAACTATCGATCCACAAGTACTTGTAAATCTACTTGTGAGACGCCAGAGGCACCGGATGTTGTTGGCGAAATTCCAACACACGAATCGTCAGAACAGCTGTTCTGCTGA
- a CDS encoding IS607 family transposase → MKISIGKLAKELGVSKDTLRRWESVGKISSERTLRGHRRYDLAKILGNPLKKIVSQKQTVVYARVSSHDQKTDLVRQVDLLSTFCAAHGWTFEIIQDLGSGLNYGKKGLKKLIQSICLGNIGRLVLTHKDRLLRFGAELIFSLCEQFGVEVILINKSDDNSFEDDLVNDVLEIITVFSARLYGARSRKNKKLLESLQEAAKSL, encoded by the coding sequence ATGAAGATTAGTATTGGTAAATTAGCAAAAGAGCTAGGAGTGTCGAAGGATACTCTTAGGCGTTGGGAGTCAGTGGGAAAAATTTCCTCAGAAAGAACACTTAGGGGGCACAGGCGTTATGACCTTGCTAAAATTCTTGGTAACCCACTAAAAAAAATTGTTTCTCAGAAACAGACTGTCGTCTACGCAAGAGTCTCTAGCCATGATCAAAAAACTGATCTTGTTAGACAAGTCGACCTGCTTTCAACATTTTGTGCCGCACATGGATGGACTTTTGAAATAATTCAAGATTTAGGGTCTGGTCTTAACTATGGCAAGAAAGGATTAAAGAAGCTCATACAAAGTATTTGCCTTGGAAATATTGGACGTTTAGTATTGACGCACAAGGACCGTTTACTTCGTTTTGGAGCTGAATTAATATTCTCTCTTTGTGAACAGTTTGGTGTTGAGGTTATTTTGATCAATAAATCTGATGACAATTCTTTTGAAGATGATCTTGTAAATGATGTTTTAGAGATTATTACTGTTTTTTCTGCACGCCTCTATGGTGCAAGAAGCCGTAAAAACAAGAAGTTATTAGAGTCACTTCAAGAAGCAGCTAAGTCTTTATGA
- a CDS encoding HAD family phosphatase, with the protein MRWIKNYQLFLFDFDGLLVSTEEIHFEAYKRMCKNRGVSLDWDFKRFCLAAHYSATELQRQILQEYPTLIEQEPNWQVLYAEKKDAYLELLNEGAVHLMPGVEDLLLELERQRVKRAVVTHSPLEQIEVIRRMNPVLDSIPTWITRELYTHPKPHPEAYQKAIDMLSDASDKIVGFEDTPRGLQALMGTDAKPVLICSKEHPALPELVTNSVSHYTSFLEITDL; encoded by the coding sequence ATGCGCTGGATTAAAAATTATCAATTGTTTTTGTTTGATTTTGATGGGTTGCTTGTTAGTACAGAAGAGATTCATTTTGAGGCGTACAAGAGAATGTGCAAGAACAGAGGCGTCTCTTTAGATTGGGATTTTAAGCGTTTTTGCCTTGCAGCTCACTATAGTGCAACAGAGCTGCAAAGACAGATTTTGCAAGAGTATCCCACACTTATAGAGCAAGAGCCAAATTGGCAAGTGCTTTATGCTGAGAAAAAAGACGCCTACCTTGAGCTTCTAAATGAGGGAGCTGTACATCTTATGCCAGGCGTTGAAGATTTGTTGTTAGAATTGGAAAGGCAAAGAGTTAAGCGTGCAGTTGTTACGCATTCTCCATTAGAGCAAATAGAAGTTATTCGCAGGATGAATCCTGTTTTAGACTCGATTCCTACGTGGATTACAAGGGAATTATATACGCATCCAAAACCACATCCAGAAGCCTATCAAAAAGCAATCGATATGTTATCAGATGCTTCTGATAAGATTGTTGGTTTTGAAGACACTCCAAGAGGCCTTCAAGCGTTGATGGGAACAGACGCAAAGCCTGTTCTTATTTGCTCCAAAGAGCATCCAGCTCTTCCTGAGCTAGTAACAAACTCTGTTTCCCATTATACAAGCTTTTTGGAAATCACAGACCTATGA
- a CDS encoding KH domain-containing protein, with protein MKEFVEYLIKNLVDEPNCVSVKCFEGERGIIVEVSVAQKDIGKVVGRHGNTIKSLRTIISAVSARLGKHVRLELIEPGAEATPEPAV; from the coding sequence ATGAAAGAATTTGTTGAATACCTCATTAAGAACCTTGTAGACGAGCCAAATTGTGTCAGTGTAAAATGTTTTGAGGGCGAAAGAGGCATCATTGTCGAAGTCAGTGTTGCTCAAAAAGATATTGGTAAAGTTGTTGGCAGACATGGCAACACCATTAAATCCCTTCGTACTATCATTTCTGCCGTCTCAGCAAGACTTGGCAAACATGTACGCTTGGAACTCATTGAACCAGGTGCAGAAGCAACTCCAGAACCTGCTGTTTAA
- the rsmI gene encoding 16S rRNA (cytidine(1402)-2'-O)-methyltransferase → MLYLVATPIGNLKDFTFRAIETLQACDYILCEDTRTSSTLLNHYNIKKPLQSYHKFNEQQKCDKIIHDLQQGLNIALISDAGMPGIADPGYILVKQATENNLQVTSIPGASAIIAALACSGLPTERFQFAGFLPKKQEALKSTLQEYLSYQGVTLCFESPARLLETLELLETLAPTRLLVVARELTKRFEEIQRGTALDLVTHFQNAILKGEIVLLISPCLEKQKDWNSLTPIEHVTYMEETFQMSRKDAITVVAELRGVPKRIIYNEIVK, encoded by the coding sequence GTGTTATATCTCGTAGCAACCCCCATTGGAAATCTTAAAGATTTCACCTTTAGAGCAATAGAAACACTGCAAGCTTGTGACTATATTCTTTGCGAAGATACACGCACAAGTTCAACCTTGCTAAATCATTACAACATCAAAAAGCCCCTACAAAGCTATCACAAGTTCAATGAACAACAAAAGTGCGATAAAATCATTCATGATTTGCAACAAGGCCTAAATATTGCTCTTATCTCTGATGCAGGAATGCCAGGGATTGCAGATCCTGGCTATATTCTTGTTAAACAAGCAACAGAGAACAACCTTCAAGTAACTTCCATACCAGGAGCCTCTGCTATCATTGCAGCCCTTGCATGCTCTGGACTGCCAACAGAGCGCTTTCAATTTGCAGGCTTTTTACCAAAAAAACAAGAAGCTCTTAAAAGTACTCTACAAGAGTATCTCTCTTATCAAGGAGTTACTCTTTGCTTTGAATCACCAGCTCGCCTTTTAGAAACATTAGAGCTCTTAGAAACACTTGCTCCTACGCGCCTACTTGTTGTAGCAAGAGAGCTTACTAAACGTTTTGAAGAGATTCAGCGGGGCACTGCTCTCGATCTTGTAACTCATTTTCAAAACGCTATATTGAAAGGAGAAATTGTTCTGCTTATCTCCCCCTGCCTGGAAAAACAAAAGGATTGGAACAGTCTAACTCCTATAGAGCATGTAACTTACATGGAAGAAACCTTCCAAATGAGCCGAAAAGATGCTATCACAGTTGTTGCAGAACTTAGAGGAGTTCCTAAAAGAATTATTTATAACGAAATCGTAAAATAG
- a CDS encoding type III pantothenate kinase — MKIVLFLILSIVSIELIAMNQVILKLGNSHLVAAFFDNEVITDKLRLEYQGNWLQQLSCKLSSHPNLRAALIGSVNSKVEKQVSDVLKEQLIPYIGHVSSENLSINLKADNPKEVGADLIANVYGALKLYPNKNIIVVDIGTAVTFSVIKPSRTFLGAVIMPGLEMGAFALEHLTDKLPLVDVEKPRTCLGTNSIDCISSGIYYGLLGAIDKILLELKNESFPNEDIIILLTGGVTTPEAESSGFIPKTSISKNLQKDLTANANRRIEQDLTLVGFAEILKEQLQTNIQTKEH; from the coding sequence ATGAAGATTGTTTTATTCCTTATCTTATCTATCGTATCTATTGAGCTTATTGCCATGAACCAAGTTATACTCAAATTAGGAAACTCTCACCTCGTTGCAGCTTTTTTTGATAACGAAGTAATTACAGACAAATTACGCCTTGAATATCAAGGCAATTGGCTACAACAACTCTCTTGCAAGCTCTCCTCTCACCCAAATTTACGCGCAGCTCTTATTGGCTCTGTTAATTCTAAAGTTGAAAAACAGGTAAGCGATGTACTAAAAGAGCAATTAATTCCCTACATAGGACATGTTTCTTCTGAAAACCTATCCATCAATCTAAAGGCGGATAACCCCAAAGAAGTAGGTGCAGACTTAATTGCCAATGTCTATGGCGCTCTAAAACTCTACCCCAATAAAAACATCATCGTCGTTGATATTGGTACAGCTGTCACATTTAGCGTGATAAAACCTAGCAGAACCTTCCTTGGAGCTGTCATCATGCCAGGCCTTGAAATGGGAGCTTTTGCATTAGAGCACTTAACAGATAAATTACCCCTTGTTGATGTTGAAAAGCCACGTACTTGTCTTGGTACAAATAGCATCGATTGCATTTCTAGTGGAATCTATTATGGTCTTCTTGGTGCTATTGACAAAATCTTGTTAGAGCTCAAAAATGAATCCTTCCCAAACGAGGACATCATTATCCTTCTTACAGGAGGCGTTACAACACCTGAAGCGGAATCCTCTGGGTTTATACCCAAAACATCTATCAGCAAAAATTTACAAAAAGATCTTACAGCAAACGCTAACAGAAGAATCGAGCAGGATTTAACTTTAGTGGGCTTTGCTGAAATCCTTAAAGAGCAACTACAAACAAACATTCAGACTAAGGAGCATTAG
- the groL gene encoding chaperonin GroEL (60 kDa chaperone family; promotes refolding of misfolded polypeptides especially under stressful conditions; forms two stacked rings of heptamers to form a barrel-shaped 14mer; ends can be capped by GroES; misfolded proteins enter the barrel where they are refolded when GroES binds), whose product MTAKEIIFEEEARGKLLKGIVKITDAIGCTLGPRGRNVGLEKGWGAPVIINDGHTIVRDISFEDQYENMGASMVKEVAGKLKETCGDGTTTASLILRAIVQNGVKFISSGASPINLKRGMEKALEAILKSLTASAIPIKNQAETLAIATVAASGNQEIGKFISDAIQKVGKSGVVTIEEGKGTETTVELVEGMQFDRGYVSAYFCTNNDTMTIEMENAKFLIIDKKIASIQELLPILQSVAASGASLVIIAEEIEGDALATLVVNRLRGSLKVAAVKAPGFGDRRKAILQDIAALTGATVITEDAGIALKDATAEVLGSADKIKINKDTTTIVNGHGKQEAINARIKQIEIEANNTTSSYDKEKLEERKAKLSGGVAVIKVGAPTEPEMKQKKQMFEDSLNSTKAALEEGIVPGGGVALLRASKAAESLKLQGDEELGLKIVIKACETPVKQIIENAGFDGAVLLNDVREAPTTHGFNALTEKVEDLLAAHVIDACKVLKSCITHAVSVAGIILISEALIGDAPDDEAKQ is encoded by the coding sequence ATGACTGCAAAAGAAATTATATTCGAAGAAGAAGCACGAGGCAAGCTATTAAAAGGCATTGTTAAAATTACCGATGCCATTGGATGTACTCTAGGACCTCGAGGACGCAATGTAGGCCTTGAAAAGGGCTGGGGCGCTCCTGTCATCATTAATGATGGCCACACTATTGTAAGAGACATTTCCTTTGAAGACCAATATGAAAATATGGGCGCTTCCATGGTTAAAGAAGTTGCTGGGAAGCTTAAAGAGACTTGCGGCGATGGAACAACAACTGCAAGCTTAATTTTACGCGCTATCGTACAAAACGGGGTCAAGTTCATTTCATCTGGAGCAAGCCCCATCAACTTAAAGCGCGGCATGGAAAAGGCTCTAGAAGCCATTTTAAAATCTCTTACAGCCTCTGCAATACCCATTAAAAACCAAGCTGAAACCTTAGCAATAGCTACCGTTGCTGCTTCTGGAAATCAGGAAATTGGAAAATTCATTTCAGATGCCATACAAAAAGTAGGAAAATCTGGAGTTGTAACCATTGAAGAAGGAAAAGGCACAGAAACTACTGTAGAATTGGTTGAGGGAATGCAATTTGATCGTGGCTATGTTAGCGCCTACTTCTGCACCAACAATGACACAATGACCATTGAAATGGAAAATGCGAAGTTTTTGATTATCGACAAAAAGATTGCTTCCATTCAAGAGTTGCTACCAATACTACAATCCGTTGCAGCGTCCGGTGCAAGCCTTGTCATCATTGCAGAAGAGATCGAGGGAGATGCTCTTGCAACACTTGTTGTAAATAGGTTAAGGGGCTCATTAAAAGTTGCAGCTGTAAAGGCTCCTGGCTTTGGAGATAGAAGAAAAGCAATACTTCAAGATATTGCAGCTCTTACTGGCGCAACAGTTATTACAGAAGATGCAGGTATTGCCCTCAAAGATGCAACTGCTGAAGTTCTTGGCTCTGCTGACAAAATTAAGATCAACAAAGACACAACAACCATCGTCAATGGCCATGGTAAACAAGAAGCTATCAATGCCAGAATCAAGCAAATCGAGATAGAAGCAAACAACACAACAAGCTCTTATGATAAAGAAAAGCTTGAAGAGCGCAAAGCAAAACTCAGCGGCGGTGTTGCTGTCATTAAAGTAGGTGCTCCTACTGAGCCTGAAATGAAACAGAAAAAGCAGATGTTTGAAGATAGCTTAAACTCGACAAAAGCTGCCCTTGAAGAGGGTATCGTCCCAGGCGGAGGCGTTGCTCTTCTGAGGGCAAGTAAAGCTGCGGAGTCCTTAAAACTTCAAGGTGATGAGGAACTCGGCCTTAAAATTGTCATTAAAGCATGTGAAACACCTGTAAAGCAGATCATCGAAAATGCAGGCTTTGATGGAGCTGTCCTTCTTAACGATGTAAGAGAGGCGCCCACAACACATGGCTTTAATGCTCTTACAGAAAAAGTAGAAGATCTGCTTGCAGCTCACGTCATCGATGCATGCAAAGTATTAAAAAGCTGCATTACACATGCCGTATCTGTTGCTGGCATCATACTTATCTCCGAAGCTCTCATTGGAGATGCTCCAGACGATGAAGCAAAACAATAA